Proteins encoded by one window of Salvia splendens isolate huo1 chromosome 5, SspV2, whole genome shotgun sequence:
- the LOC121805872 gene encoding peptidyl-prolyl cis-trans isomerase FKBP16-3, chloroplastic-like isoform X3: MASLSLLLPLGICVRLGCIFGKGNAFSHQRAHKIRVGALASEPRLQDECAVMNRRRLMNVGVGLLGLVGGATLAEAAGLPPEDKPKLCDDACEKELENVPMVTTESGLQYKDIQIGSGPSPPIGFQVAANYVAMVPSGQIFDSSLEKGQVYIFRVGSGQVIKGLDEGILSMKVGGKRRLYIPGPLAFPKGLTSAPGRPRVAANSPVIFDVSLLFIPGLDDEE, translated from the exons ATGGCATCACTCTCTTTGCTACTCCCACTCG GTATTTGTGTGAGATTAGGTTGTATATTTGGAAAGGGTAATGCCTTCAGTCACCAAAGAGCACACAAAATCAGAGTTGGTGCCTTAGCTTCAGAACCTAGGTTACAAGATGAGTGTGCTGTCATGAACCGGAGACGCCTGATGAATGTCGGAGTTGGGCTTTTAGGACTCGTGGGCGGTGCTACTTTGGCTGAAGCAGCTGGATTGCCCCCTGAGGATAAGCCGAAGCTATGTGACGATGCGTGCGAGAAAGAGCTTGAAAAT GTCCCTATGGTAACGACTGAGTCGGGCTTGCAATACAAGGATATACAAATTGGTAGTGGACCTAGTCCTCCTATTGGATTTCAG GTAGCTGCAAATTATGTTGCCATGGTTCCTTCTGGCCAAATATTTGACAG TTCACTGGAGAAAGGTCAGGTTTACATTTTCCGGGTCGGCTCTGGTCAG GTGATCAAGGGGTTAGATGAGGGGATTCTCAGCATGAAAGTTGGAGGCAAACGTCGACTCTACATCCCCGGACCG CTAGCATTCCCCAAAGGGCTGACTTCAGCTCCGGGAAGGCCACGTGTCGCTGCCAACAGCCCGGTGATCTTCGATGTTAGTCTGCTGTTCATCCCGGGGCTGGACGATGAGGAGTAA
- the LOC121805872 gene encoding peptidyl-prolyl cis-trans isomerase FKBP16-3, chloroplastic-like isoform X2 has translation MASLSLLLPLGCIFGKGNAFSHQRAHKIRVGALASEPRLQDECAVMNRRRLMNVGVGLLGLVGGATLAEAAGLPPEDKPKLCDDACEKELENVPMVTTESGLQYKDIQIGSGPSPPIGFQVAANYVAMVPSGQIFDSSLEKGQVYIFRVGSGQVIKGLDEGILSMKVGGKRRLYIPGPLAFPKGLTSMLVCCSSRGWTMRSNSQSAFSTPIGLFFWIYTSAVKILTATL, from the exons ATGGCATCACTCTCTTTGCTACTCCCACTCG GTTGTATATTTGGAAAGGGTAATGCCTTCAGTCACCAAAGAGCACACAAAATCAGAGTTGGTGCCTTAGCTTCAGAACCTAGGTTACAAGATGAGTGTGCTGTCATGAACCGGAGACGCCTGATGAATGTCGGAGTTGGGCTTTTAGGACTCGTGGGCGGTGCTACTTTGGCTGAAGCAGCTGGATTGCCCCCTGAGGATAAGCCGAAGCTATGTGACGATGCGTGCGAGAAAGAGCTTGAAAAT GTCCCTATGGTAACGACTGAGTCGGGCTTGCAATACAAGGATATACAAATTGGTAGTGGACCTAGTCCTCCTATTGGATTTCAG GTAGCTGCAAATTATGTTGCCATGGTTCCTTCTGGCCAAATATTTGACAG TTCACTGGAGAAAGGTCAGGTTTACATTTTCCGGGTCGGCTCTGGTCAG GTGATCAAGGGGTTAGATGAGGGGATTCTCAGCATGAAAGTTGGAGGCAAACGTCGACTCTACATCCCCGGACCG CTAGCATTCCCCAAAGGGCTGA CTTCGATGTTAGTCTGCTGTTCATCCCGGGGCTGGACGATGAGGAGTAACTCTCAGTCAGCATTCTCTACTCCCATTGGTTTATTCTTTTGGATATATACCTCTGCTGTAAAAATATTGACTGCTACCTTGTAA
- the LOC121805872 gene encoding peptidyl-prolyl cis-trans isomerase FKBP16-3, chloroplastic-like isoform X1 produces MASLSLLLPLGICVRLGCIFGKGNAFSHQRAHKIRVGALASEPRLQDECAVMNRRRLMNVGVGLLGLVGGATLAEAAGLPPEDKPKLCDDACEKELENVPMVTTESGLQYKDIQIGSGPSPPIGFQVAANYVAMVPSGQIFDSSLEKGQVYIFRVGSGQVIKGLDEGILSMKVGGKRRLYIPGPLAFPKGLTSMLVCCSSRGWTMRSNSQSAFSTPIGLFFWIYTSAVKILTATL; encoded by the exons ATGGCATCACTCTCTTTGCTACTCCCACTCG GTATTTGTGTGAGATTAGGTTGTATATTTGGAAAGGGTAATGCCTTCAGTCACCAAAGAGCACACAAAATCAGAGTTGGTGCCTTAGCTTCAGAACCTAGGTTACAAGATGAGTGTGCTGTCATGAACCGGAGACGCCTGATGAATGTCGGAGTTGGGCTTTTAGGACTCGTGGGCGGTGCTACTTTGGCTGAAGCAGCTGGATTGCCCCCTGAGGATAAGCCGAAGCTATGTGACGATGCGTGCGAGAAAGAGCTTGAAAAT GTCCCTATGGTAACGACTGAGTCGGGCTTGCAATACAAGGATATACAAATTGGTAGTGGACCTAGTCCTCCTATTGGATTTCAG GTAGCTGCAAATTATGTTGCCATGGTTCCTTCTGGCCAAATATTTGACAG TTCACTGGAGAAAGGTCAGGTTTACATTTTCCGGGTCGGCTCTGGTCAG GTGATCAAGGGGTTAGATGAGGGGATTCTCAGCATGAAAGTTGGAGGCAAACGTCGACTCTACATCCCCGGACCG CTAGCATTCCCCAAAGGGCTGA CTTCGATGTTAGTCTGCTGTTCATCCCGGGGCTGGACGATGAGGAGTAACTCTCAGTCAGCATTCTCTACTCCCATTGGTTTATTCTTTTGGATATATACCTCTGCTGTAAAAATATTGACTGCTACCTTGTAA